The Dehalococcoidia bacterium genomic interval GCTCGGCCGGGGTCAGCAGGCTGTCCCACGGTCCGCCGGGAATGCGCGTGATGCGCAGGCGCGTGCCGAGCGGCCAACTGTTCGAGGCGGTGACGGTGGGATCGCGCATGTCGAACAACGGGCCGGCCGCCATTGGCTGCCCCTGGAAGTCGGCGCCGTAGTAGGTCGCGACCCCCCAGTACTTCGGGCCGGGACGCACGCTCACGCTGGTGGTGGCGGCGACACGAGTGCTGACCGGTACGGCGACCCAGGCGCCGGGCGTAGCCTGGCTGCCCCAGCGCGATCCGTCGTCGGCTGGCTCGCCTGTCGGCGCGGCGTCGAGGGTTGAGAGCGCCGATTCCAGCGCAGCGCGGCGTTCTGCGGTGGTCCCGCTGCCGAACAGCGACGCGGGCGTGACCGCTGCTGCCGGCGAGGGCACCGGCGGCGTCGGCGCGGACGCGGCCGCGGCGGTGGCAGGCGCGACAGGGGGCGCTGCGGACGCCGGCCAGCGCGCGGGCGAGGCATGCCCGGAGGCACTGGCGCAGCCCGCAGAGGCGAGGAGGGCCAGCGCCAGACCAGCAAATCGCGCGCCGCTCAACGATCGATTTCGCCGGCTGGGAGCACTAGGGGGAGGCATCGCTGCCGCAGCGTCGAACGTGAACACCATGAGCCTATGCCTCGCGAGGGTGACGCTCTATAC includes:
- a CDS encoding septal ring lytic transglycosylase RlpA family protein; protein product: MVFTFDAAAAMPPPSAPSRRNRSLSGARFAGLALALLASAGCASASGHASPARWPASAAPPVAPATAAAASAPTPPVPSPAAAVTPASLFGSGTTAERRAALESALSTLDAAPTGEPADDGSRWGSQATPGAWVAVPVSTRVAATTSVSVRPGPKYWGVATYYGADFQGQPMAAGPLFDMRDPTVTASNSWPLGTRLRITRIPGGPWDSLLTPAERDAFFHRSIVVTVMDRGAFTHALDLSMGAFAELGNPAEGVIHVLIEPVDGVPPVKGLRGAPAGPDLGG